A region of Crenobacter cavernae DNA encodes the following proteins:
- a CDS encoding porin: MAYFGNVARVVPFYAFVAANGLIFLGWPIYASGKTVKQMEREVSLLAEKNRQQELRLNRLEQELMRLTAGGAQKSLIKAPAPVAVASVQPPVKNASRAQFIVAGESASSNPEANQVRQSVEDIYQEASGFFSGTKFSIEPGLTYTHYDTRELRLNGFLALDSIFLGSINLDRLKSDSYTFDLTTRLSPSPRWQFDLNVPFVARDTTYFSGGVGGASSRISQASVNQGPRLGDISFGVSYKLLKETADNPDMVVSLRARAPTGKEPYGIKLNTVPGNDNLSIPDELPTGSGIWSMSAGMSFVKTVDPAVLFASIGYTHNRKQHFDDISATRGVVQPGVIKLGNSWQFGAGFAFALSEKLSLGMSYSLQRASSARVKGDGGEFSVVTGSDANAATMNLGLTYAVSKKLSIVPNLATGLTPDAPDYSVSIKFPYAF; encoded by the coding sequence ATGGCTTACTTTGGAAATGTGGCGAGGGTTGTTCCGTTTTACGCATTCGTGGCGGCAAATGGATTGATTTTTTTGGGGTGGCCTATTTATGCAAGCGGAAAAACGGTTAAGCAGATGGAGCGGGAAGTTTCTCTGCTCGCGGAGAAGAATCGACAGCAAGAGCTACGCTTGAATAGGTTGGAGCAGGAGTTGATGCGTTTAACCGCAGGTGGCGCGCAGAAGAGCCTGATTAAAGCGCCCGCGCCGGTTGCCGTTGCATCAGTCCAGCCGCCAGTCAAAAATGCCTCAAGAGCACAGTTCATTGTTGCAGGGGAAAGCGCAAGCTCAAATCCTGAGGCTAATCAGGTGCGTCAGAGTGTTGAGGATATCTATCAGGAAGCGAGTGGATTTTTTTCTGGAACAAAATTTTCTATCGAACCCGGATTGACATACACCCATTACGATACACGAGAGTTGCGGCTCAACGGTTTTTTGGCCCTTGATTCCATTTTTTTGGGCAGCATCAATCTGGATCGCTTGAAAAGCGATAGTTATACCTTTGATTTGACCACCCGTCTCTCTCCCTCTCCCCGCTGGCAATTCGATCTGAATGTGCCGTTCGTGGCGAGAGATACCACCTATTTCTCCGGTGGGGTGGGCGGTGCCTCTTCACGCATATCTCAAGCTTCGGTCAATCAAGGGCCGAGGCTGGGGGATATAAGTTTTGGCGTGTCTTACAAGCTGCTCAAGGAGACGGCTGATAATCCCGATATGGTTGTGAGTCTGCGTGCAAGAGCGCCAACGGGAAAGGAGCCCTACGGTATAAAGCTTAATACGGTACCGGGTAACGATAATCTGAGCATTCCCGACGAACTGCCAACGGGTAGCGGAATCTGGTCGATGTCGGCCGGTATGTCGTTCGTCAAGACGGTGGATCCTGCGGTGCTGTTTGCAAGTATTGGCTACACCCATAATAGAAAGCAGCATTTCGATGATATCAGCGCGACGCGCGGAGTCGTTCAGCCGGGGGTCATTAAACTGGGAAATAGCTGGCAGTTCGGCGCCGGCTTTGCCTTTGCCCTCAGTGAAAAGCTTAGCCTGGGAATGTCGTACTCACTGCAGAGGGCATCTTCTGCTCGCGTAAAGGGTGATGGTGGCGAGTTTTCGGTGGTGACAGGGAGCGATGCCAATGCCGCAACGATGAATCTTGGCCTGACTTATGCTGTTTCCAAAAAACTGTCTATTGTTCCCAACCTCGCTACCGGATTGACGCCGGATGCGCCCGACTATTCTGTTTCCATCAAGTTCCCGTATGCATTCTGA
- the mutS gene encoding DNA mismatch repair protein MutS: protein MMQQYLALKREHMDKLLFYRMGDFYELFFEDAERAARLLDITLTMRGSSAGIPIKMAGVPYHAAEGYLARLVKLGESVAIVEQIGDPATSKGPVERKVARIVTPGTLTDAALLDDKRDNRILAVNAVKGVLGLAWISLASGEFRVSQTRVDDLASELERLKPAELLLPDDGIAALVDTLSIPCQKRPAWQFDAESSTATLTRHFGTRDLAGFGADGLPVAIGAAGALLDYVLATQGTHPGHIASLAIESRDSHIQLDAATRRNLEITETIRGEASPTLFSLLDTCATSMGSRALGHWLHHPLRSHQKIAERLEAVRALLAGYDDVRQSLAEVADVERITARVALRTARPRDLSALRDSLGQLAALKAPVAGLDSPLLQQLAHCLPDDSPVASLLSVAIDPEPATFLRDGGVIAEGYNARLDELRAIQRDCGSFLLELEAREKARTGISTLKVEYNKVHGFYIEVTKAQADKVPDDYRRRQTLKNVERYLTPELKEFEDKALSANDRALALEKQLYEAVLDQLAPHIAELKLIAQAAASLDVLATLAERADTLAYAEPEFVPGIELNIEGGRHPVVEAQVERFIANDVVMSEQRKLLLITGPNMGGKSTYMRQVALITLLAHVGSFVPATRAVIGEVDRIFTRIGASDDLAGGRSTFMVEMTETANILNNATDRSLVLMDEVGRGTSTFDGLALAWAIARALIDKSRAYTLFATHYFELTRLAEEFAQVANVHLSAVEHRDSIVFLHHVEDGPASQSYGLAVAGLAGVPARVIREAKKHLTELENQSAAASRQPDLFVAALNSAPAEAEPDPLVERLAELDVDGMSPREAHALLYELSQAARL, encoded by the coding sequence ATGATGCAGCAGTACCTCGCGCTCAAGCGCGAGCACATGGACAAGCTGCTGTTCTACCGAATGGGCGACTTCTATGAACTGTTCTTCGAAGACGCCGAACGCGCCGCGCGCCTCCTCGACATCACGTTGACCATGCGCGGCAGCAGCGCCGGCATCCCGATCAAGATGGCCGGCGTGCCCTACCACGCGGCCGAAGGCTATCTGGCGCGCCTGGTGAAGCTCGGCGAATCGGTCGCCATCGTCGAACAGATCGGCGACCCGGCGACGAGCAAGGGTCCGGTCGAACGCAAGGTGGCGCGCATCGTCACGCCGGGCACGCTGACCGACGCGGCGCTGCTCGACGACAAGCGCGACAACCGCATCCTCGCCGTCAACGCGGTCAAGGGTGTGCTGGGCCTCGCGTGGATCTCGCTCGCCAGCGGCGAATTCCGCGTGTCGCAGACGCGCGTCGACGACCTCGCCAGCGAACTCGAACGCCTGAAGCCGGCCGAACTGCTGCTGCCCGACGACGGCATCGCCGCGCTGGTCGACACGCTGTCGATTCCCTGCCAGAAGCGCCCGGCGTGGCAGTTCGACGCCGAGTCATCGACGGCGACGCTGACGCGCCACTTCGGCACGCGCGACCTCGCCGGCTTCGGCGCCGATGGCCTGCCGGTCGCGATCGGCGCGGCGGGCGCGCTGCTCGACTACGTGCTCGCGACGCAGGGCACGCACCCCGGCCATATCGCGAGCCTCGCGATCGAGAGCCGCGACAGCCACATCCAGCTCGACGCGGCGACGCGCCGCAACCTCGAAATCACCGAAACGATACGTGGCGAGGCGAGCCCGACGCTGTTCTCCCTGCTCGACACCTGCGCGACCAGCATGGGCAGCCGCGCGCTCGGCCACTGGCTGCACCACCCGCTGCGCTCGCACCAGAAGATCGCCGAGCGGCTCGAGGCGGTGCGCGCGCTCTTGGCCGGCTACGACGATGTCAGGCAAAGCTTGGCCGAGGTCGCCGACGTCGAGCGCATCACCGCGCGCGTCGCGCTGCGTACCGCGCGCCCGCGCGACCTGTCGGCGCTGCGCGACAGCCTCGGCCAACTTGCCGCGCTGAAAGCGCCGGTCGCCGGCCTCGACAGCCCGCTGTTGCAGCAACTGGCGCATTGCCTGCCCGACGACTCGCCGGTAGCAAGCCTCCTTTCCGTCGCGATCGATCCGGAACCGGCGACCTTCCTGCGCGACGGCGGCGTGATCGCCGAGGGCTACAACGCCCGACTCGACGAGCTGCGCGCGATCCAGCGCGACTGCGGCAGCTTCCTGCTCGAACTCGAGGCGCGCGAGAAGGCGCGCACCGGCATCAGCACGCTGAAGGTCGAGTACAACAAGGTGCACGGCTTCTACATCGAAGTGACGAAGGCGCAGGCCGACAAGGTGCCCGACGACTACCGCCGTCGCCAGACGCTTAAGAACGTCGAGCGCTATCTCACGCCGGAACTGAAGGAATTCGAGGACAAGGCGCTGTCGGCCAACGACAGGGCGCTTGCGCTGGAAAAGCAGTTGTACGAAGCGGTGCTGGATCAACTGGCGCCGCACATCGCCGAACTGAAGCTGATCGCGCAGGCGGCGGCGAGCCTCGACGTGCTCGCGACGTTGGCCGAGCGCGCCGATACGCTAGCTTACGCAGAGCCCGAGTTCGTGCCGGGTATCGAACTGAACATCGAAGGCGGCCGCCACCCGGTGGTCGAGGCGCAGGTCGAGCGCTTCATCGCCAACGACGTCGTCATGTCCGAGCAACGCAAGCTGCTCTTGATCACCGGCCCTAACATGGGCGGTAAATCGACGTATATGCGCCAGGTCGCGCTGATCACGCTGTTGGCGCACGTAGGCAGCTTCGTGCCGGCGACGCGCGCGGTGATCGGCGAGGTCGACCGCATCTTCACCCGCATCGGCGCGAGCGACGACCTGGCCGGCGGGCGTTCGACCTTCATGGTCGAGATGACGGAAACCGCCAATATCCTCAACAACGCGACCGACCGTAGCTTGGTGCTGATGGACGAGGTCGGCCGCGGCACGTCGACCTTCGACGGTCTGGCGCTGGCGTGGGCGATCGCCCGCGCGCTGATCGACAAGAGCCGCGCGTACACGCTGTTCGCGACGCACTACTTCGAGCTGACGAGGTTGGCCGAGGAGTTCGCGCAGGTCGCCAACGTGCATTTGAGCGCGGTCGAGCACCGCGACAGCATCGTCTTCCTGCATCATGTCGAGGACGGTCCGGCCAGCCAGAGCTACGGCCTCGCGGTCGCGGGCCTCGCCGGCGTGCCGGCCAGGGTGATCCGCGAGGCGAAGAAGCACCTGACGGAGCTGGAGAACCAGTCGGCGGCCGCCAGCCGCCAGCCGGACCTGTTCGTCGCCGCGCTGAACAGCGCGCCGGCAGAGGCCGAGCCGGATCCGCTCGTAGAAAGGTTGGCCGAACTTGATGTAGATGGCATGAGTCCGCGCGAAGCGCACGCCTTGTTGTACGAATTGAGCCAAGCCGCGCGTTTGTAA
- a CDS encoding sigma-54 dependent transcriptional regulator, producing the protein MISPRQLVVVGGNSQELAPVLSCIKQEGWSIVNVAEVRQLSTSRMVRQATVGLIFAEDGRFERSLRSLSSVVAQLDMEWIVVLNRILLTKSNVQHFVSELCYDYHCRPIEMQRLSVMLGHAHGKVMMRRGLAAAEVIHHDRIIGDHPLMQQLKSDILKLARTEVNVLITGESGTGKELVAQTLHSHSSRADKPFQAINCGGLPGSLVQTELFGHEKGAFTGAQDRRLGRIEVADGGAVFLDEIGDMAIEAQANLLRFLQEGTIDRVGSSKAIDIDVRVISATHVNLPQAVASGHFREDLFYRLNVCHLHTPSLRERLTDILPISRYLIECHADKLGVPKKRFSAEAAQALTNHHWPGNVRELSNRVCQGLVMASGRYIKPADMNLSHVSSGPESRLLSIDEAKDKAEKEALEMAIGLYNGNNSQAARILGVSRATFYRLLRKHQLADV; encoded by the coding sequence ATGATCTCTCCGCGCCAACTTGTAGTGGTAGGGGGAAACTCTCAAGAGCTTGCGCCGGTATTGTCCTGCATAAAGCAGGAGGGGTGGTCGATAGTGAATGTGGCTGAGGTTCGTCAGCTGTCGACGTCCCGGATGGTCCGTCAGGCGACCGTCGGCTTGATCTTTGCCGAGGATGGCCGTTTCGAGCGGAGTTTACGTTCGCTATCCAGCGTTGTGGCACAACTGGATATGGAGTGGATTGTCGTACTAAATCGCATTTTACTCACCAAAAGCAATGTGCAGCATTTTGTATCGGAATTGTGCTACGACTATCATTGCCGACCAATTGAAATGCAACGGTTATCGGTGATGCTGGGGCATGCCCATGGTAAGGTCATGATGCGACGTGGTTTGGCAGCTGCGGAAGTTATCCATCATGATCGAATCATCGGCGATCATCCGCTGATGCAGCAGCTTAAAAGTGACATTCTTAAACTGGCCCGGACCGAAGTCAATGTTTTGATTACTGGAGAGAGTGGGACGGGAAAGGAGCTAGTGGCACAGACCTTGCACAGCCACTCGTCGCGAGCAGACAAGCCTTTTCAGGCTATCAACTGCGGTGGGTTGCCTGGAAGTTTAGTCCAGACTGAATTATTTGGTCATGAGAAAGGTGCGTTTACGGGGGCGCAGGACAGGCGTTTAGGGCGTATTGAAGTTGCAGATGGCGGGGCGGTTTTTCTTGATGAAATTGGCGATATGGCGATCGAGGCTCAGGCGAACCTGTTGCGTTTTCTCCAAGAGGGCACAATAGACCGTGTAGGGTCTAGTAAAGCGATCGATATCGATGTAAGGGTCATCTCTGCAACGCATGTCAATCTTCCTCAAGCCGTGGCGAGTGGGCATTTTCGGGAAGACTTGTTCTACCGCTTGAATGTTTGTCACCTTCATACCCCTTCTCTTCGGGAGCGGCTCACCGATATATTGCCGATTTCTCGGTATCTTATAGAATGTCATGCAGATAAATTGGGGGTGCCGAAAAAGCGCTTTTCGGCTGAGGCAGCTCAGGCACTGACAAACCATCATTGGCCAGGAAACGTGAGGGAATTGTCGAACAGGGTTTGTCAAGGGTTGGTGATGGCAAGTGGGCGTTATATAAAACCTGCCGACATGAACTTGAGCCATGTTTCGAGTGGGCCAGAAAGCCGGCTGTTGTCGATAGATGAGGCGAAGGACAAGGCTGAAAAAGAGGCTCTAGAAATGGCAATTGGATTGTATAATGGGAATAATTCTCAAGCCGCACGAATTTTAGGCGTATCGCGTGCAACTTTTTATCGATTATTGAGAAAGCATCAGTTGGCGGACGTTTGA